One genomic region from Scomber scombrus chromosome 19, fScoSco1.1, whole genome shotgun sequence encodes:
- the osr1 gene encoding protein odd-skipped-related 1: protein MGSKTLPAPVPLHPSLQLANYSLLQSSTGLQLPADHFHSIYSFSALHAIHLHQWTLGYPPLALPRCTISKLPAPFSSMASIPIFPHLLQPKQDLGGLLQISKNKPRFDFANLAAAATQEDHLKAEDLSMTGVAAAAAAAAAQASSHHPTSASLGCLLDVTKLSSPERKSSRGRLPSKTKKEFVCKFCGRHFTKSYNLLIHERTHTDERPYTCDICHKAFRRQDHLRDHRYIHSKEKPFKCQECGKGFCQSRTLAVHKTLHMQVKELKPAKIK from the exons ATGGGCAGCAAGACTCTGCCAGCTCCGGTtcctctccatccatccctccagcTGGCTAACTACTCACTCCTCCAGAGCTCCACAGGTCTCCAGTTGCCAGCAGATCACTTCCACAGCATCTACAGCTTCAGCGCTCTGCACGCTATCCACCTTCATCAGTGGACCCTCGGCTACCCGCCTCTGGCTCTGCCCCGCTGCACCATCTCCAAGCTGCCTGCCCCATTCTCTTCGATGGCCTCCATCCCTATCTTCCCTCACCTCCTGCAGCCCAAACAAGACTTAGGAGGGCTGCTGCAGATCTCCAAGAACAAGCCCCGCTTTGACTTTGCCAAcctggcagcagcagccaccCAGGAGGATCATCTGAAGGCTGAGGACCTCAGCATGACAGgcgttgctgctgctgctgctgccgctgccgcACAGGCTTCATCTCACCACCCGACCTCAGCCAGCCTGGGATGCCTTCTGGATGTGACCAAACTATCCTCACCGGAGCGCAAGTCCAGCCGCGGCCGACTGCCCTCCAAGACCAAGAAAGAATTTGTCTGCAAGTTCTGCGGCCGCCATTTTACCAAATCCTACAACCTGTTGATCCATGAGCGGACGCACACAGACGAGAGGCCATATACCTGTGATATCTGCCACAAGGCTTTCAGAAGACAAGACCACCTCCGGGACCACAG GTACATTCATTCCAAAGAAAAGCCCTTCAAGTGTCAGGAGTGTGGGAAGGGCTTCTGTCAGTCCAGGACTCTGGCTGTTCACAAAACATTACACATGCAGGTCAAGGAACTGAAGCCAGCAAAGATCAAGTGA